From the Cucurbita pepo subsp. pepo cultivar mu-cu-16 chromosome LG05, ASM280686v2, whole genome shotgun sequence genome, one window contains:
- the LOC111796036 gene encoding heavy metal-associated isoprenylated plant protein 30-like yields MATVLHRATFGSVVYSYFLRCFGNPDNHHHHHRHQNHHNSFNRILFNMPKAKPLSLQTVELKVRMCCRGCERVVKDAIYKLRGVDSVEVNLELEKVTVIGYVDRNKVLKVVRRAGKRAEFWPYPEPPLYFTSAADYFKDTTREFKESYNYYRHGYNIGEKHGTIPISHRGDDKVSNMFNDDNVNACNVM; encoded by the exons ATGGCTACCGTACTCCATAGAGCTACGTTTGGTTCTGTCGTTTACTCGTATTTCCTACGTTGTTTTGGAAATCCCgataatcatcatcatcatcatcgtcatcaAAATCATCACAACAGCTTCAATCGTATCCTCTTCAACATGCCAAAGGCCAAACCCCTTTCCTTGCAG ACTGTTGAGCTAAAAGTCAGGATGTGCTGCCGCGGCTGTGAACGGGTTGTTAAAGATGCGATCTACAAACTTAGAG GAGTTGATTCAGTTGAGGTGAACTTGGAGCTGGAGAAGGTGACGGTGATTGGATATGTCGATCGAAACAAGGTGTTGAAGGTGGTTCGAAGGGCCGGGAAGAGGGCAGAGTTTTGGCCGTATCCAGAGCCACCGTTATACTTCACGTCTGCTGCTGATTACTTTAAAGATACAACTCGTGAGTTCAAAGAGAGCTATAACTATTACAGGCATGGATATAATATCGGAGAGAAGCATGGAACGATTCCGATATCTCATCGAGGCGACGACAAAGTGAGCAACATGTTCAATGATGACAATGTCAATGCTTGTAATGTCATGTAA
- the LOC111796029 gene encoding E3 ubiquitin-protein ligase MARCH2-like isoform X1, which yields MSDCHLNDVKGNTSADKNNEADLEKQRVELPSAADPSTSDVDDHTPLTIVVSNGELKSISEVPREELLPCAVSPMKELLSTTSSSDEQCRICQQEKEEVLIELGCHCRGGLAKAHRTCIDTWFRSKGSNRCEICQVVAANVSPPQSHHATNYWIWRIDPTYRTQEPERQRYFSPIWLAFAILIGGLLLDILVSITLGISALPVNLIIGVIVVLGLGTVLRLALEFFQEWNSTRGSRRVESNVTIGYFPAI from the exons ATGTCGGATTGCCATTTAAATGATGTAAAAGGCAACACCAGCGCCGATAAGAACAATGAAGCGGACCTTGAGAAGCAGAGGGTTGAGCTGCCGTCAGCAGCAGATCCCTCTACCAGTGATGTCGATGATCATACACCATTGACAATTGTTGTGTCTAATGGGGAACTTAAATCAATCTCTGAGGTTCCTCGAGAGGAATTATTGCCTTGTGCAGTTTCCCCCATGAAGGAACTCTTGTCTACAACTTCTAGCTCTGATGAGCAGTGCAG AATTTGTCagcaagaaaaggaagaagtcTTGATAGAACTTGGATGTCATTGTCGAGGTGGTCTTGCAAAAGCTCATCGGACTTGCATAGATACTTGGTTTCGTAGTAAAGGATcaaaccgatgtgagatttgcCA GGTTGTAGCAGCGAATGTATCACCTCCACAATCACATCATGCT ACCAACTACTGGATTTGGAGGATTGATCCAACCTACAGAACCCAAGAACCTGAAAGG CAGCGCTACTTCAGTCCAATTTGGCTAGCTTTTGCCATCCTCATCGGAGGTCTGTTACTGGACATTCTTGTATCCATCACCCTCGGCATTTCGGCGTTACCTGTAAATCTCATCATCG GAGTTATTGTAGTGCTTGGACTTGGAACTGTTTTAAGACTTGCCCTGGAGTTCTTTCAAGAGTGGAATTCAACAAGAGGATCGCGAAGGGTGGAATCAAATGTCACAATTGGGTACTTTCCAGCTATATAG
- the LOC111796029 gene encoding E3 ubiquitin-protein ligase MARCH2-like isoform X2: MSDCHLNDVKGNTSADKNNEADLEKQRVELPSAADPSTSDVDDHTPLTIVVSNGELKSISEVPREELLPCAVSPMKELLSTTSSSDEQCRICQQEKEEVLIELGCHCRGGLAKAHRTCIDTWFRSKGSNRCEICQVVAANVSPPQSHHATNYWIWRIDPTYRTQEPERRYFSPIWLAFAILIGGLLLDILVSITLGISALPVNLIIGVIVVLGLGTVLRLALEFFQEWNSTRGSRRVESNVTIGYFPAI; this comes from the exons ATGTCGGATTGCCATTTAAATGATGTAAAAGGCAACACCAGCGCCGATAAGAACAATGAAGCGGACCTTGAGAAGCAGAGGGTTGAGCTGCCGTCAGCAGCAGATCCCTCTACCAGTGATGTCGATGATCATACACCATTGACAATTGTTGTGTCTAATGGGGAACTTAAATCAATCTCTGAGGTTCCTCGAGAGGAATTATTGCCTTGTGCAGTTTCCCCCATGAAGGAACTCTTGTCTACAACTTCTAGCTCTGATGAGCAGTGCAG AATTTGTCagcaagaaaaggaagaagtcTTGATAGAACTTGGATGTCATTGTCGAGGTGGTCTTGCAAAAGCTCATCGGACTTGCATAGATACTTGGTTTCGTAGTAAAGGATcaaaccgatgtgagatttgcCA GGTTGTAGCAGCGAATGTATCACCTCCACAATCACATCATGCT ACCAACTACTGGATTTGGAGGATTGATCCAACCTACAGAACCCAAGAACCTGAAAGG CGCTACTTCAGTCCAATTTGGCTAGCTTTTGCCATCCTCATCGGAGGTCTGTTACTGGACATTCTTGTATCCATCACCCTCGGCATTTCGGCGTTACCTGTAAATCTCATCATCG GAGTTATTGTAGTGCTTGGACTTGGAACTGTTTTAAGACTTGCCCTGGAGTTCTTTCAAGAGTGGAATTCAACAAGAGGATCGCGAAGGGTGGAATCAAATGTCACAATTGGGTACTTTCCAGCTATATAG
- the LOC111796004 gene encoding WAT1-related protein At3g30340-like, which translates to MKRLEDCKPLMAMVAIDLAFAIVNILLEAVLDHGMNHLVLITYRLSVASISLAPIAYFCEKDGRANLSVRILCYLFFSAIVGASLTQYCFLLGIQHTSATFACAFVNLVPVVTFLLALPFGLETVKLKCSSGRAKIIGTVVCISGAVLLTVYKGPALLNDSYSIAALAASHGGDVKLKKTGESWTVGCIALVAGTLLWSSWFLLQSNIGKRYPYQYSSTAIMSGFGAVQSAVLSLSTGAKSSAWALTGKIQILTVLYTGMIGSGMCFVGMSWCVKKRGPVFTAAFSPLVQIMSAMFDIPIMHRPLYLGSLLGSVSVIIGLYILLWGKNKEMETSTSKVVVVEGITTTTNTTQGYSRSYD; encoded by the exons ATGAAGCGTTTAGAAGATTGCAAGCCATTGATGGCGATGGTTGCCATAGACTTGGCTTTCGCCATTGTGAATATTCTGCTCGAGGCAGTTCTTGATCATGGAATGAACCATTTGGTTCTCATCACTTATCGTCTCTCAGTTGCTTCCATTTCCTTAGCTCCAATTGCTTACTTTTGCGAGAA AGATGGCAGAGCCAATCTCTCTGTTCGTATCCTCTGTTACTTGTTCTTCAGCGCCATTGTTGG GGCTTCACTCACCCAATACTGCTTTCTTCTGGGTATCCAACATACCTCTGCCACTTTTGCTTGTGCGTTTGTTAACTTAGTCCCTGTGGTTACTTTTCTCCTCGCTCTCCCATTTGG GTTAGAGACAGTGAAGTTGAAATGCAGCAGTGGGAGAGCGAAGATAATCGGTACGGTGGTGTGTATCTCCGGTGCGGTGTTGTTGACGGTGTACAAAGGTCCAGCATTGCTGAACGATTCATACTCCATTGCCGCCCTCGCCGCCTCACACGGCGGCGATGTAAAGCTGAAGAAGACAGGGGAGAGCTGGACGGTAGGCTGCATAGCGTTGGTCGCCGGAACTCTGCTCTGGTCTTCGTGGTTTCTGTTACAATCGAACATCGGTAAGAGATATCCGTATCAGTATTCAAGCACCGCCATCATGTCCGGCTTCGGCGCCGTCCAATCCGCCGTGTTGAGCCTCTCCACCGGCGCGAAGTCCTCCGCTTGGGCTCTCACCGGAAAGATTCAGATTCTCACTGTTCTGTACACA GGAATGATCGGATCGGGCATGTGTTTCGTGGGAATGTCATGGTGTGTGAAGAAGAGAGGACCAGTGTTCACGGCGGCGTTCAGCCCATTAGTTCAAATAATGTCGGCCATGTTCGACATCCCCATAATGCACCGACCACTCTATCTCGGAAG CTTGTTGGGTTCGGTGAGTGTGATAATTGGACTCTACATTCTACTATGGGGGAAGAACAAAGAGATGGAGACCTCCACTTCAAAAGTAGTGGTAGTGGAGGGAATTACAACGACAACAAACACTACTCAAGGCTACTCAAGATCATATGATTAA
- the LOC111796045 gene encoding mitochondrial import inner membrane translocase subunit Tim13-like codes for MDSFSAPSSDSSQFSANEFRDQLKTQLAQAYAEEFLETLRVKCFDKCITKPGSSLSGSESSCISRCMERYIEATSIVSGALFKTPH; via the exons ATGGATTCATTTTCGGCACCATCAAGCGATTCTTCCCAATTTTCTGCCAATGAATTCAGGGATCAGCTCAAGACTCAGCTAGCCCAGGCCTACGCGGAGGAGTTTCTTGAG ACCTTAAGAGTAAAGTGTTTTGACAAGTGTATCACAAAGCCCGGGTCAAGCCTAAGTGGGAGTGAAAGCAGTTGCATCTCCAGGTGCATGGAGCGCTATATTGAGGCTACTAGCATCGTCAGTGGAGCCCTGTTTAAGACACCACACTGA
- the LOC111795988 gene encoding metal tolerance protein 1-like yields MEVQNHDHGHMIEVSGDVQAVGPSIVGSKICGEAPSCGFKDAKNSSIDMRERNASMRKLFIAAVCCIVFMSIEVVGGIKANSLAILTDAAHLLSDVAAFAISLFSLWASGWEATPRQSYGFFRIEILGALVSIQMIWLLAGILVYEAIVRLINGPGEVKGLLMFAVSAFGLVVNIAMALLLGHEHGHAHSHGHSHGHGDHDHGHGSHEHGHEDHRHHHGISVTAHHHHPHPHHEEEGAAGDSVKHHHHHAHEESVTTPLLESHSQKVTKTQKRERNINVQGAYLHVLGDSIQSIGVMIGGAIIWYKPEYKILDLICTLIFSVIVLYTTIQMLRNILEVLMESTPREIDATKLEKGLCEMEEVVAVHELHIWAITVGKVLLACHVIIKPEANADMVLDNVIEYIKREYNISHVTIQIERQ; encoded by the coding sequence ATGGAAGTGCAAAATCATGATCATGGTCACATGATTGAAGTAAGTGGAGATGTGCAAGCAGTAGGGCCTAGCATTGTGGGAAGTAAAATTTGTGGGGAGGCACCTTCCTGTGGATTTAAAGATGCAAAAAACAGTTCGATTGATATGAGGGAGCGAAATGCATCGATGCGGAAGCTTTTCATAGCAGCTGTTTGCTGCATCGTTTTTATGAGTATAGAAGTAGTGGGAGGTATTAAAGCAAACAGTCTTGCAATATTGACTGATGCTGCTCATTTGTTGTCGGATGTTGCTGCTTTTGCCATTTCCTTGTTCTCTCTCTGGGCCTCTGGTTGGGAGGCAACTCCGCGCCAGTCATATGGGTTCTTCCGGATTGAAATACTTGGTGCCCTCGTTTCCATTCAGATGATCTGGCTTCTTGCTGGGATTCTTGTTTATGAAGCCATTGTCCGCCTTATCAATGGTCCGGGAGAAGTCAAGGGGCTGCTCATGTTTGCTGTTTCTGCATTTGGGTTGGTTGTTAACATAGCTATGGCTCTGCTGCTCGGTCACGAACATGGTCATGCTCATTCTCATGGTCACAGTCATGGACATGGTGATCACGACCACGGTCATGGCAGCCACGAACATGGTCATGAAGATCATAGGCATCACCATGGGATTAGTGTTACCGCACACCACCACCACCCCCACCCCCACCACGAAGAAGAGGGAGCTGCCGGCGATAGTGTTAAGCATCACCATCATCACGCACATGAGGAATCAGTAACTACACCCTTACTTGAAAGCCATTCACAAAAGGTTACCAAGACACagaaaagagaacgaaacataaACGTCCAGGGGGCTTACCTTCACGTACTCGGAGATTCCATCCAAAGCATCGGAGTGATGATTGGCGGGGCAATCATATGGTATAAACCCGAATACAAGATTCTTGATCTGATATGCACTCTCATTTTCTCTGTAATTGTGCTATACACAACAATTCAAATGCTCCGAAACATCCTCGAGGTTCTAATGGAGAGTACACCGCGAGAGATTGATGCGACGAAGCTCGAGAAGGGTCTGTGTGAGATGGAGGAGGTAGTTGCAGTTCATGAACTGCACATCTGGGCGATAACGGTTGGAAAGGTTCTATTGGCATGCCATGTTATAATAAAGCCAGAGGCAAATGCAGATATGGTATTGGACAATGTTATAGAGTATATCAAAAGAGAGTACAACATCAGCCATGTCACCATTCAGATAGAGCGCCAGTAG
- the LOC111795031 gene encoding RING-H2 finger protein ATL2-like, with amino-acid sequence MGFLHFAINGQRSSQILHLFTRILLQFKLLAAHFGLIKPSPEHVAESPFERPTSYVLLTEGRYPSLVTVPAVDLQARIKTSLPIIEYGDFVEKQGRGSPEEKVDEENRKCTICLCEMERSETMRELSNCCHVFHPDCLDTWIDEFRITCPVCRSSRRSSR; translated from the coding sequence ATGGGGTTCCTCCATTTCGCCATTAACGGCCAAAGAAGCTCTCAAATCCTCCATCTCTTCACCAGAATCCTCCTCCAATTCAAGCTTCTCGCTGCTCATTTCGGCCTCATCAAGCCCTCACCGGAGCATGTCGCTGAGTCTCCCTTCGAGCGCCCTACAAGCTACGTGTTGCTCACCGAGGGCCGCTACCCCTCGCTGGTCACTGTCCCGGCCGTGGATTTACAGGCCAGGATCAAGACCAGCCTTCCGATCATCGAGTATGGGGATTTTGTTGAAAAACAGGGGAGGGGGTCGCCGGAAGAGAAGGTGGATGAAGAGAATCGAAAGTGTACGATCTGTTTGTGTGAAATGGAGAGATCGGAGACGATGAGAGAGCTCTCTAATTGCTGCCATGTGTTCCATCCGGACTGTTTGGACACGTGGATTGATGAGTTTCGGATTACTTGCCCTGTTTGTAGATCTTCCCGCCGGTCAAGCCGATAG
- the LOC111795995 gene encoding beta-1,6-galactosyltransferase GALT31A-like isoform X1, translated as MGLSRPHKATNGFSPRWVFLFCIASFFFGIFVVDRFWAVPVPDPVETNEEASLEKVQSKTSQPIVNCEKKEASLQDDILSRVSETHDVIMTLDKTISSLEVQLAAARASRANNDEGSPMVTEPEIKNLKERPKVFFVMGIITAFSSRKRRDSIRETWMPQGENLRKLEVEKGIIMRFVIGHSATPGGVLDRAVDAEDAQHKDFLRLNHIEGYHELSSKTQIYFSTAVAKWDADFFIKVDDDVHINLGMVGSTLARHRSKPRVYLGCMKSGPVLAQKGVKYHEPEYWKFGEEGNKYFRHATGQIYAISKDLATYISVNKPILHRYANEDVSLGSWFIGLDVEHIDDRNLCCGTPLDCEWKAQAGNPCAASFDWSCSGICKSVERMEEVHQRCGEGDEAIWHTSF; from the exons ATGGGTCTGAGCAGACCCCACAAGGCCACCAATGGCTTCTCTCCCAGATGGGTTTTTCTATTTTGCATTGCTAGCTTCTTCTTCggtatttttgttgttgacaG GTTTTGGGCCGTGCCTGTGCCTGATCCAGTCGAAACAAATGAGGAGGCGTCTTTAGAGAAAGTTCAATCAAAAACCTCTCAGCCTATTGTTAATTGTGAGAAGAAG GAAGCTTCCCTACAGGATGACATACTTTCTCGGGTATCAGAGACCCATGATGTTATCAT GACATTAGACAAAACAATCTCATCGTTGGAGGTGCAGCTAGCTGCAGCTAGAGCTTCTCGAGCAAATAATGACGAAGGATCTCCTATGGTTACAGAGCCCGAAATCAAGAATTTGAAGGAGCGGCCAAAGGTTTTCTTTGTTATGGGAATCATTACGGCCTTCAGCAGCAGAAAGCGAAGAGACTCTATCAGAGAAACATGGATGCCTCAAG GTGAAAATTTAAGGAAGCTGGAGGTGGAGAAGGGAATTATAATGCGCTTCGTCATTGGACATAG TGCAACTCCTGGTGGTGTGTTGGATCGTGCAGTCGATGCAGAGGATGCACAACACAAGGATTTCCTAAGACTG AATCACATAGAAGGATATCACGAATTATCCTCGAAAACTCAAATATACTTTTCAACCGCGGTTGCTAAGTGGGATGCAGATTTCTTTATCAAAGTTGACGACGATGTTCACATAAATCTCG GTATGGTTGGTTCTACTTTGGCTCGTCATAGATCGAAGCCTCGCGTTTATCTTGGTTGCATGAAGTCGGGGCCAGTCCTTGCCCAAAA AGGGGTTAAGTACCACGAACCTGAATACTGGAAATTTGGCGAGGAAGGCAACAAGTACTTTCGACATGCAACCGGGCAAATTTATGCGATCTCCAAAGATTTGGCTACCTACATTTCAGTTAATAA GCCCATACTACATAGATATGCAAATGAAGATGTTTCTCTGGGTTCATGGTTCATTGGTCTTGATGTGGAACACATTGATGATAGGAACCTCTGCTGTGGCACTCCACTCG ACTGTGAGTGGAAGGCTCAAGCAGGGAATCCTTGTGCTGCATCATTTGATTGGAGTTGCAGTGGCATTTGCAAATCAGTGGAGAGAATGGAGGAGGTACACCAGAGGTGTGGGGAAGGCGATGAAGCTATTTGGCATACCAGTTTTTAG
- the LOC111795995 gene encoding beta-1,6-galactosyltransferase GALT31A-like isoform X2: MASLPDGFFYFALLASSSVFLLLTDMKLVGWLIFFVLSCRFWAVPVPDPVETNEEASLEKVQSKTSQPIVNCEKKEASLQDDILSRVSETHDVIMTLDKTISSLEVQLAAARASRANNDEGSPMVTEPEIKNLKERPKVFFVMGIITAFSSRKRRDSIRETWMPQGENLRKLEVEKGIIMRFVIGHSATPGGVLDRAVDAEDAQHKDFLRLNHIEGYHELSSKTQIYFSTAVAKWDADFFIKVDDDVHINLGMVGSTLARHRSKPRVYLGCMKSGPVLAQKGVKYHEPEYWKFGEEGNKYFRHATGQIYAISKDLATYISVNKPILHRYANEDVSLGSWFIGLDVEHIDDRNLCCGTPLDCEWKAQAGNPCAASFDWSCSGICKSVERMEEVHQRCGEGDEAIWHTSF; the protein is encoded by the exons ATGGCTTCTCTCCCAGATGGGTTTTTCTATTTTGCATTGCTAGCTTCTTCTTCggtatttttgttgttgacaG ATATGaagttggttggttggttgattttttttgtattgtcTTGTAGGTTTTGGGCCGTGCCTGTGCCTGATCCAGTCGAAACAAATGAGGAGGCGTCTTTAGAGAAAGTTCAATCAAAAACCTCTCAGCCTATTGTTAATTGTGAGAAGAAG GAAGCTTCCCTACAGGATGACATACTTTCTCGGGTATCAGAGACCCATGATGTTATCAT GACATTAGACAAAACAATCTCATCGTTGGAGGTGCAGCTAGCTGCAGCTAGAGCTTCTCGAGCAAATAATGACGAAGGATCTCCTATGGTTACAGAGCCCGAAATCAAGAATTTGAAGGAGCGGCCAAAGGTTTTCTTTGTTATGGGAATCATTACGGCCTTCAGCAGCAGAAAGCGAAGAGACTCTATCAGAGAAACATGGATGCCTCAAG GTGAAAATTTAAGGAAGCTGGAGGTGGAGAAGGGAATTATAATGCGCTTCGTCATTGGACATAG TGCAACTCCTGGTGGTGTGTTGGATCGTGCAGTCGATGCAGAGGATGCACAACACAAGGATTTCCTAAGACTG AATCACATAGAAGGATATCACGAATTATCCTCGAAAACTCAAATATACTTTTCAACCGCGGTTGCTAAGTGGGATGCAGATTTCTTTATCAAAGTTGACGACGATGTTCACATAAATCTCG GTATGGTTGGTTCTACTTTGGCTCGTCATAGATCGAAGCCTCGCGTTTATCTTGGTTGCATGAAGTCGGGGCCAGTCCTTGCCCAAAA AGGGGTTAAGTACCACGAACCTGAATACTGGAAATTTGGCGAGGAAGGCAACAAGTACTTTCGACATGCAACCGGGCAAATTTATGCGATCTCCAAAGATTTGGCTACCTACATTTCAGTTAATAA GCCCATACTACATAGATATGCAAATGAAGATGTTTCTCTGGGTTCATGGTTCATTGGTCTTGATGTGGAACACATTGATGATAGGAACCTCTGCTGTGGCACTCCACTCG ACTGTGAGTGGAAGGCTCAAGCAGGGAATCCTTGTGCTGCATCATTTGATTGGAGTTGCAGTGGCATTTGCAAATCAGTGGAGAGAATGGAGGAGGTACACCAGAGGTGTGGGGAAGGCGATGAAGCTATTTGGCATACCAGTTTTTAG
- the LOC111795986 gene encoding uncharacterized protein LOC111795986: MAVDSFLLEAAEASTAYDFAFKILMFIVRLWVGIIVGVLVGWIWKPKWADFGSDLFHSSKLKDNLLSCSVGSISGLNLVKIQLPRCLNLMSNCVDEKEVLLDPPTTALSSSSQLEGENRAQLTEEDLKHLYRLVEEKDGGASWIQMMDRSTATMSYQAWRRDPETGPPQYRSRTIFEDATPQMVRDFFWDDEFRQKWDDMLVNAQTLEECPTTGTMTVHWVRKFPFFCSNREYVIGRRIWESGQSYYCVTKGVPCSSVPRQNKLKRVDLYYSSWCIRAVESKTGNGQLSACEVSLFHYEDMGIPWEIAKLGVRQGMWGAVKKMDPALRLYQKHRATEAPVSKCVVMGNINTKVSTEFLRCSEEDASDDPTEVNKRLEPSEKAAAGKNFPKLLMVGGAIALACTLDHGLLTKAVVFGVARRFSNIGKR; the protein is encoded by the exons ATGGCGGTGGATTCGTTCTTGTTGGAGGCGGCGGAGGCTTCAACTGCCTACGATTTTGCGTTTAAGATTTTGATGTTCATTGTTCGTTTGTGGGTGGGGATTATTGTGGGGGTGTTGGTGGGATGGATTTGGAAACCTAAATGGGCGGATTTCGGTAGTGATTTATTCCATTCTTCAAAGTTGAAGGACAATCTGTTGTCTTGCTCTGTTGGATCAATTTCTGGCTTGAATTTGGTGAAGATTCAACTACCCAGATGCTTGAATTTGATGTCAAATTGTGTGGATGAAAAAGAAGTTCTACTTGACCCACCTACCACCGCCCTCTCTAG TTCATCACAACTCGAAGGCGAAAATCGAGCCCAGTTAACTGAGGAGGATTTAAAGCATTTATACAGGCTTGTTGAGGAGAAAGATGGAGGAGCCTCATGGATTCAAATGATGGATCGCTCTACTGCTACCATGAGCTATCAAGCATGGCGGAGAGACCCTGAG ACCGGGCCACCGCAGTATCGAAGCCGAACGATTTTTGAGGATGCAACACCTCAGATGGTGAGGGATTTCTTTTGGGATGATGAATTTAGACAGAAATGGGATGATATGCTTGTAAATGCTCAAACTTTGGAGGAGTGTCCTACCACAGGGACCATGACAGTCCACTGGGTGCGCAAG TTCCCTTTCTTCTGTAGTAATCGAGAATACGTGATCGGACGAAGAATTTGGGAATCGGGACAGTCATATTACTGTGTGACAAAG GGTGTGCCTTGTTCCTCAGTACCTAGACAAAACAAGCTAAAACGTGTCGATCTCTACTACTCGAGTTGGTGCATCCGTGCAG TGGAGTCGAAAACGGGGAACGGGCAGCTAAGTGCATGTGAGGTGTCGCTATTTCACTACGAAGACATGGGCATTCCATGGGAAATTGCCAAGCTTGGAGTGAGGCAGGGGATGTGGGGAGCTGTGAAGAAGATGGATCCCGCGTTACGTTTGTATCAAAAGCATAGAGCGACGGAGGCCCCGGTTTCGAAGTGTGTAGTGATGGGGAATATCAACACAAAAGTGAGTACTGAGTTTCTGAGATGCTCAGAAGAAGATGCATCTGATGATCCCACAGAGGTGAACAAAAGGTTGGAGCCCTCTGAAAAAGCAGCAGCAGGGAAGAACTTTCCAAAGCTTCTTATGGTGGGTGGAGCGATTGCCCTTGCTTGTACTCTCGACCACGGCCTCTTAACGAAAGCAGTTGTATTCGGAGTTGCTCGGAGATTTTCGAACATCGGAAAGAGATGA